DNA from Polycladomyces zharkentensis:
TCGATCCCGGCCGCTTCTTTACCGACAGCGACCCAACCGAGACCGGCGATCACCAGATCCTGCTTTCTGCCGCCCGGAATGTGGAATCGATGTTTGCGCCAAGGGGGCAAGACGGACGGATCATCCGGCGGCACCAACAGGTCTCCCAGATGCGCACGTTGGATTGCATCCGCTTTTTCATACTTGGTCCGGTGAATGTACAACGCATTGGAGACATACAACACAAACGGCTGACGGGGTCCCTCGATAAAATCGACACGTGCCAAGCCGCCCAGAAACAGCGTTTGCCGGTCGTTCAGCTGATACACGCGCGGGTTGATCGTGCCTCTGGGTACGATGACCTTCAAATCGGCGGGAGAAACCCATTCGCTCAACCGATCCTTTCGTACGATGCCGGGAGTGTCAATCAGTACGCGTCCGTCTTCCAACGGAATCCGGATTGTATCCAAGGTCGTGCCCGGATACGGCGAGGTCGTGATCGGTTGACCTCCGTCGCCGAAATCATGCAACAAACGGTTGATCAACGTTGATTTCCCCACGTTGGTGACGCCGACGATGTACACGTCCCTGCCCTGGCGGTGACGCTCGATGGCCGCCATCACTTCCCGTATGTAAAAACCTTTGGCTGCACTGCACAGCACGATATCCACCGGATTCGCGCCGAGGCGCTCAGCCGACCGGCGCACCCATTCACGAATCCGCCCGTGCTTGACCGATTTGGGGAACAAATCGATTTTGTTTGCTACCAACAGAAGGGGATTCTCCCCGATCCATCGAGGCAGATCCGGAATCCAACTGCCGTTGAAGTCAAACAGGTCGACCACTTGAACGACAAGACCGTCCGTATCCGCAATCCGGCGCAGCAAGTCCTCATAGTAGCCGGGGTCCTGGAGGACAGGTGCCACTTCGTTATAATGCCGTATACGAAAACAACGCTGGCAAACGGCATCCTGATTCGCCTCCGCCAGCACCTTTTCCGGAACATATCCCGGTTGTTTCGGGTCCGCGGCTTGCAGCGGAACACCGCATCCCACACAGTACAACGCCGATTCCCTCACGGGCGATCCCCCCATTGTAACATTCCCTTCTCTTTCATCCAACGAAAGACGATCCGTTCCATCATCCGGTTGATCTTGGTGAAGAAACCTTCCGATTCGGAAATCGGCACAACCAGAATCGCAAACAGGCCCATTCGTTTGGCACCCAACACATCGGTGAACAACTGGTCACCGATCACCACGGTTTCTTCCGGTTTGGTCTCCAGGTGCCGCAACGCCTTTTTAAACGCGCTGGAGAGCGGTTTCTTGGCACGGTGAATGAATGGAATCTGCAAGGGTGTCGCAAACCGTGACACACGTGTGCGCGTGTTGTTGGAAACGATCATCACGCGAAATCCCATCCCCCGTACCTGGTCCAACCAACTGACCAATTTGGGGGTGGCGTCGGGGCGGTCCGCTTCCACCAAGGTGTTGTCCAAATCAACAATGGCCGCTTTGACCCCGCGACGTTGCAGCAGATGAAGGTCAATATCATAAATGGATTGTACATACAGATCGGGAACAATCGCTTTAAACACAGGCCCACCTCATCGATCGTCCGTACTTAATATCGGCAATAACTATACCACATTTATCCCACCAAGAGCAAAAGGAACACCGCATTGAAACCATGTTCACTCCACTTTTCAATTGATTCACGCAGATGAAAGCGGGCTTTTTGCTGTATCCCCCCTGCGGGAGTGCATAGAGCAACAATAAAAGAGTGTGACTTGCTCCGCCGGCTGAAGCACAAAGGCACCCTTTGGTCGCCGTGGGCTTCTCGCTTGATCCGGCGTGACAATCCACATCCATCCACAAAGGCTTCACTCAAACCTGGAAAAGGTTTGGCTCTCATTCGCATTTTATGACAGGCATTCACCCTCATCTTTTCGAAAGATTTTAACAGTAACGATAATGTACATTCATATGCCTTTGTTATGGTGAAAGCAATCGGTTGTCCAAAGGAGGATGGGAAATGAGTGATCGAAAGACCCCTACGATCGACCTAGGTCGGCGGGTATTTCTCAAATCGCTGCTCACCGGATCGGCTTTGTTTCTCGTTGACAGCCTGACGAAAGGTCCGGTGGTCGCCATCTCCCGTACGGCCAACGCCGCACAAGCGGCCATCGCCACTTCTCGCTATCCTCGATTCCAAGCGCAATATGCTCCCGGGATGGGTTTTCCCCAATCCGTCGCCTCCGGCGATCCCACTCCGACCGGTGCCATGCTGTGGACACGGGTGGACCCTCGTGTCTCTCCG
Protein-coding regions in this window:
- the yqeH gene encoding ribosome biogenesis GTPase YqeH; its protein translation is MGGSPVRESALYCVGCGVPLQAADPKQPGYVPEKVLAEANQDAVCQRCFRIRHYNEVAPVLQDPGYYEDLLRRIADTDGLVVQVVDLFDFNGSWIPDLPRWIGENPLLLVANKIDLFPKSVKHGRIREWVRRSAERLGANPVDIVLCSAAKGFYIREVMAAIERHRQGRDVYIVGVTNVGKSTLINRLLHDFGDGGQPITTSPYPGTTLDTIRIPLEDGRVLIDTPGIVRKDRLSEWVSPADLKVIVPRGTINPRVYQLNDRQTLFLGGLARVDFIEGPRQPFVLYVSNALYIHRTKYEKADAIQRAHLGDLLVPPDDPSVLPPWRKHRFHIPGGRKQDLVIAGLGWVAVGKEAAGIEVWVPEGIQVELRPSVI
- a CDS encoding YqeG family HAD IIIA-type phosphatase; translation: MFKAIVPDLYVQSIYDIDLHLLQRRGVKAAIVDLDNTLVEADRPDATPKLVSWLDQVRGMGFRVMIVSNNTRTRVSRFATPLQIPFIHRAKKPLSSAFKKALRHLETKPEETVVIGDQLFTDVLGAKRMGLFAILVVPISESEGFFTKINRMMERIVFRWMKEKGMLQWGDRP